In Leptospira perdikensis, the genomic window ACCCTGCTGATGTGTTTACTTCATTATGTAGATACATCTCCTTTTAACTCCAAGGAGATGTATTTTGGAGCAAATGACTAAGATTTTTTCAAGTAATTATTTATATCATAAATTTGATCACAATGTTTAGAGAGATAAAACAGTTGAGAATCCTTAGGTTCAGCTAACTCTCGTGAAATAAATTCAGGAATATGAATCCACTGAAATGAAGAGATTTTATTAATTGGATCAAAAGTGCCACATACGATTCCAACACCTCCTCCTGGAATTTTCAATACTTTTGTGCCTGGTTTTTTTGCTATTCTCGTTACACTACTATTGTAAGTAAAATGGATATCTTTTTGTAGAAAAAAACCTGTCACTTTATAATATCCGTGATCTAAGGTTGCCATATTTGAATAAGTGCCACCCGGTGTTAATATACCATTTGTAGAATTAGAAACTGGATTCCCGTTTTCATCAGTCTTTTCATAGGTTGCGTGTGAAATCTTTTCAAATCTAACTTCTACGGGTAGATTTTTGTCAGCATCTCTTTTTGTTATAAACTTTAGGTTAGTTTCAGAATCGGGATTCCGTTTAAAGTTAGATTTTTTATCTAATTCTACCGTGATCCAGCGATTGTAATGTAAATATGACCCATTAAAATAATCTACTGCAAATCCAATAGGAGCACCAACCAAGAAGATTAAATTCCAGCCAAACAAAGAATGGATTTCTTTCTCCACTTCTATTTCTTTTGGTTCAAATCCGTCTTTTTCGATTCTAATTTTATAGCGTTTGTTTGGATCTTTTGCTGGAGAGTCGATTTTACTTGCAGCAAACGTTTCACCAATTTTTTCACTATCTAAATAAATGTGACTATCAGCTGTGGATTTTACGAAGATACTCTGGCTACCATCTTCATTTCTGCTCATAGTTGCACAATTGACTAGTAAACAAGAGAAAGTGAGTAGGTAAGTAATGATTCTGAAATTAACGCTTGTATTCATGCAGCAATGAACATATCAAGGAAGGTGTTTTGCAATAAAAAAATGACTGGCTCAACAGTTTATGTTGCTGAAT contains:
- a CDS encoding LEPBI_I2678 family protein, with product MSRNEDGSQSIFVKSTADSHIYLDSEKIGETFAASKIDSPAKDPNKRYKIRIEKDGFEPKEIEVEKEIHSLFGWNLIFLVGAPIGFAVDYFNGSYLHYNRWITVELDKKSNFKRNPDSETNLKFITKRDADKNLPVEVRFEKISHATYEKTDENGNPVSNSTNGILTPGGTYSNMATLDHGYYKVTGFFLQKDIHFTYNSSVTRIAKKPGTKVLKIPGGGVGIVCGTFDPINKISSFQWIHIPEFISRELAEPKDSQLFYLSKHCDQIYDINNYLKKS